The proteins below are encoded in one region of Pseudomonas putida NBRC 14164:
- a CDS encoding sugar phosphate isomerase/epimerase family protein encodes MTHRVEDLTPSLTYTMPFSNVLHLPFPDKVRATRLAGFHELAIQPQEVARIAASGLSIQNMRLIAEDNGIKISRLDPLCTWNPDWHPNNMDDSFIADHSTTALEFFEIASELGCTHMSLNATFTANAYALDELVSHYAEICRLAHEEGMVCDLEPIPMWGVTSLEQGWEIVERAGAPNGGLVLDTLHFVRSESKLETLATIPGSSIHCVQICDGIHPLKSGVTLEADCFERMWPGTGNFPLADIVSGLHKIGGLNGVGPEVFSVLNQNMATEDVARLCKQSLLAYAELRV; translated from the coding sequence ATGACGCACAGAGTAGAAGACCTGACGCCCAGCCTGACATACACCATGCCGTTTTCTAATGTCCTCCACCTGCCCTTCCCGGACAAGGTAAGAGCTACTCGGTTGGCAGGTTTCCATGAACTTGCTATTCAACCACAGGAGGTAGCCAGGATCGCGGCATCCGGTCTTTCCATTCAGAACATGCGACTGATCGCTGAGGATAACGGGATCAAGATCAGCCGCCTGGATCCTCTCTGCACATGGAATCCTGATTGGCACCCCAATAACATGGATGACAGCTTCATCGCGGATCACTCGACAACCGCCCTGGAATTTTTCGAGATCGCGAGTGAGCTTGGCTGCACCCACATGAGCTTGAACGCTACATTCACAGCCAATGCCTATGCACTGGATGAACTGGTCTCGCACTACGCCGAGATCTGCCGTCTGGCCCACGAGGAAGGCATGGTTTGCGACCTTGAACCTATCCCTATGTGGGGAGTGACGTCTCTTGAACAGGGCTGGGAGATCGTCGAGCGTGCCGGTGCCCCTAACGGCGGCCTTGTGCTCGATACGCTCCATTTCGTTCGCAGTGAATCCAAGCTCGAGACTCTGGCAACGATTCCAGGCAGCTCGATTCACTGCGTGCAGATCTGCGATGGCATCCATCCGTTGAAATCCGGCGTGACCCTGGAGGCCGATTGCTTTGAACGCATGTGGCCTGGCACCGGTAACTTCCCACTGGCAGACATTGTCTCCGGTCTGCACAAGATCGGTGGCCTGAATGGTGTCGGGCCAGAGGTTTTCTCTGTGCTGAACCAAAATATGGCGACAGAGGACGTTGCCAGACTCTGCAAGCAGTCGCTTTTGGCGTATGCGGAGCTCAGGGTCTAA
- a CDS encoding membrane-bound PQQ-dependent dehydrogenase, glucose/quinate/shikimate family, translating to MRFKSVLPIAIGVVLTLLGAGLAFGGAKLISLGGSWYYLLAGLAMAATGLTLVKKKIVATWISLALLVATACWAFWEVGFDFWQLVPRLITFIVIALVLVLIVPLLEGNRRLMGNPARAAISSLLIISLVCFGYGMFQPHATVVAKKGSTSSVVVPDAGQSDGNDWTAYGRNTHGERFAQFDQINKANVKDLQVAWTFRTGDMAINGAEYQGTPLKVDDTVYLCTPLNKVFALDPVTGAEKWKYDPVIQETPSNRTWKRCRGLGYYDVDKAQAAVANGDTVVDPSVAAQPAECRRRIVMTTVDARLIELDADTGKTCGSFGNHGTVDLLKGIGPNTDGSYYLTSAPLVAGDVIIVGGKINDNLKTGEPSGVTRGFDVRTGELLWAWEALNPKRGVPLPAGENYPAESPNFWGTASYDAKLGLAYIPTGNQTPDFWNGDRKPGSDEYNDSIVAIDVRTGVDKWHFRTANNDMFDYDVSAQPILYDLPNKKGDTTPVVIAMTKRGQIFVLDRRDGTPVFPVEQRKVATDGVPGMRISPTQPYSQLSVGADRLKESDMWGGTVFDQLMCRIDFKGMRWEGEFTPLVEGQATLIYPGYYGGFNWGGGAIDASTGTLIVNDIRMAQWGRFIKQDEAKRIGLVPTTEGEYSEQLGTPWGVERSMFVSPLGVPCFKPPFGTMTAIDLTSGETKWQVPMGSIQDAPVHGIVPGVYMPLGMPTMGGPLVTKGGLTFFHGTLDYYIRALDNDTGEELWRGRLPVGGQGAPMSYVGRDGKQCIVVTVGGATRTGSNENRGDYVIAYALPSAGK from the coding sequence ATGAGATTTAAGAGCGTCTTACCGATAGCCATCGGTGTCGTGTTGACGTTGCTTGGCGCAGGGCTCGCCTTTGGTGGAGCCAAACTGATATCGCTGGGCGGCAGCTGGTACTACCTTTTGGCTGGCCTAGCCATGGCGGCTACTGGTCTCACCCTGGTCAAAAAGAAGATCGTTGCGACCTGGATTTCCTTGGCGTTGCTGGTGGCTACCGCGTGCTGGGCATTCTGGGAAGTTGGCTTTGATTTCTGGCAGCTTGTTCCGCGCTTGATCACCTTCATCGTGATTGCATTGGTACTGGTGCTGATCGTGCCGCTGCTTGAGGGTAATCGTCGACTGATGGGCAATCCGGCACGCGCCGCTATCAGCTCGCTCCTCATCATCAGCCTGGTTTGCTTTGGCTACGGTATGTTCCAGCCACATGCAACCGTAGTGGCGAAGAAGGGCAGCACCTCCTCAGTGGTCGTGCCGGATGCAGGTCAATCAGACGGTAATGATTGGACAGCGTATGGCCGCAATACCCATGGTGAGCGTTTCGCTCAGTTCGACCAGATCAACAAGGCCAACGTCAAGGATCTGCAAGTTGCCTGGACGTTCCGTACTGGCGATATGGCGATCAATGGCGCCGAGTACCAGGGCACACCGCTCAAGGTTGATGACACGGTTTACCTCTGCACACCACTTAACAAAGTATTTGCACTTGATCCGGTGACGGGTGCCGAAAAGTGGAAGTACGACCCGGTGATTCAGGAAACCCCGTCCAACCGTACGTGGAAGCGGTGCCGTGGACTTGGCTACTACGATGTAGACAAGGCTCAAGCTGCCGTAGCAAACGGGGATACGGTAGTCGACCCATCGGTAGCTGCTCAGCCTGCTGAATGTCGTCGCCGTATCGTCATGACGACAGTGGATGCTCGCCTGATTGAGCTCGATGCGGATACTGGTAAGACATGCGGTAGCTTTGGTAATCACGGTACCGTTGATTTGCTCAAAGGCATTGGCCCGAACACCGACGGCTCTTACTATCTGACTTCGGCTCCGCTTGTGGCCGGGGACGTGATCATTGTCGGTGGCAAGATCAACGACAACCTCAAGACCGGCGAACCGTCAGGTGTGACGCGCGGTTTTGATGTTCGAACCGGCGAATTGCTCTGGGCTTGGGAGGCGTTGAACCCGAAGCGGGGCGTGCCATTACCTGCGGGTGAAAACTATCCTGCAGAGTCGCCCAACTTCTGGGGTACCGCTTCGTATGATGCAAAGCTGGGGTTGGCCTACATTCCTACAGGCAATCAGACACCGGACTTCTGGAACGGTGATCGCAAGCCTGGCTCGGATGAGTACAACGATTCGATCGTTGCTATCGACGTGAGGACCGGTGTCGATAAATGGCACTTCCGCACTGCCAACAACGACATGTTCGACTACGACGTGTCCGCCCAACCGATTCTGTACGACCTCCCGAACAAAAAGGGTGACACGACTCCGGTTGTGATCGCGATGACCAAACGTGGCCAGATCTTTGTTCTCGATCGACGCGATGGCACCCCTGTGTTCCCGGTGGAGCAGCGCAAGGTTGCAACCGATGGCGTCCCAGGTATGCGGATTTCGCCGACCCAGCCTTACTCACAGCTGTCCGTTGGAGCGGATCGTCTCAAAGAGTCGGATATGTGGGGCGGTACTGTCTTTGATCAACTGATGTGCCGAATCGATTTCAAAGGCATGCGTTGGGAAGGGGAGTTTACGCCGCTGGTTGAAGGCCAGGCCACACTGATCTACCCGGGTTACTATGGGGGCTTCAACTGGGGCGGCGGTGCAATTGATGCATCCACTGGTACCCTGATCGTCAACGATATCCGTATGGCTCAATGGGGTCGTTTTATCAAACAGGATGAGGCCAAGCGCATTGGCCTGGTACCGACTACCGAAGGCGAATATTCCGAGCAGCTGGGCACGCCGTGGGGTGTAGAACGTTCGATGTTTGTGTCGCCGCTGGGCGTGCCATGCTTCAAGCCCCCATTCGGCACCATGACTGCCATCGACCTCACCTCGGGTGAGACCAAATGGCAGGTGCCGATGGGCAGTATTCAGGATGCACCCGTGCACGGCATCGTCCCTGGCGTCTACATGCCGCTTGGCATGCCCACCATGGGCGGGCCGCTGGTTACTAAAGGCGGTTTGACCTTCTTCCACGGCACTCTGGATTACTACATCCGAGCCTTGGATAACGACACGGGTGAAGAGCTGTGGCGCGGTCGTCTGCCGGTTGGTGGTCAGGGCGCTCCAATGTCCTACGTTGGTCGTGACGGCAAGCAGTGCATCGTTGTTACCGTGGGCGGGGCAACCCGTACAGGTTCCAACGAAAACCGTGGCGACTATGTGATCGCTTACGCTTTGCCGAGCGCTGGCAAGTAA
- a CDS encoding LacI family DNA-binding transcriptional regulator, with translation MAKPFTTLDDVAKAAGMSRAQVSRALRGDPGVRPETRERIDQIASELEYRPNLAARSLVSARSSIVGLVIGDPNNAFHIQLAQSVDKRLLAAGFEPVTSLRPVEGNSAAFEIERLLTLRAAGVILLGTPHHPKVIGEIADKLPCVFIGSKRVAHKKVISIAVDDQTGVRLAMDHLFALGHRRIAHLAGGREPSSKDRARFYCEIMKAAGLNPILIRGEHNAAFGRRGVDALFARDERPSAIFASNDFIALGVLDRLKGMGLSVPSDVSVVGFDDIPDAENSLFSLTTLKQDTDAQAQAAVVALQAMLAGNAAHPRRVDMPVTLITRKSTGSNSG, from the coding sequence ATGGCAAAGCCTTTCACTACCCTGGATGACGTAGCTAAAGCTGCTGGGATGTCACGTGCTCAGGTGTCGAGGGCGCTTCGAGGGGATCCTGGTGTTCGGCCTGAAACGCGTGAGCGGATCGATCAGATTGCTTCTGAGCTCGAGTATCGTCCGAACCTGGCTGCTCGGAGTTTAGTCTCCGCCCGATCATCCATCGTTGGGTTGGTGATCGGAGACCCCAACAATGCTTTCCATATCCAGTTGGCTCAGTCGGTCGACAAGAGACTGCTTGCTGCGGGCTTCGAGCCTGTCACTTCCCTACGGCCAGTTGAAGGTAATTCAGCAGCTTTCGAGATAGAAAGGTTGCTTACGCTTCGAGCAGCTGGGGTGATCCTCCTGGGTACTCCGCATCATCCCAAGGTCATTGGCGAGATCGCCGATAAGCTCCCTTGCGTTTTTATCGGAAGCAAACGGGTCGCTCACAAAAAAGTCATCTCAATCGCGGTCGATGACCAGACAGGAGTGCGTCTTGCGATGGATCATCTGTTCGCATTGGGGCACCGAAGAATTGCTCACCTGGCAGGGGGACGCGAGCCTTCCTCCAAAGACCGGGCAAGGTTCTACTGTGAAATCATGAAGGCTGCTGGTTTGAATCCGATCCTGATCAGAGGCGAGCACAATGCCGCGTTCGGTAGGCGAGGAGTGGATGCGCTGTTTGCCCGGGATGAGCGTCCAAGCGCCATCTTCGCCTCGAACGACTTCATCGCTTTGGGTGTTCTGGACAGGTTGAAGGGCATGGGGTTAAGCGTCCCATCTGACGTATCGGTTGTCGGTTTTGATGACATTCCTGATGCCGAAAACAGCCTCTTCTCGCTGACGACTTTAAAGCAGGATACGGATGCCCAGGCCCAGGCAGCTGTTGTGGCTTTGCAGGCGATGTTGGCAGGCAATGCTGCCCACCCCCGCCGTGTGGACATGCCGGTCACTCTCATAACTCGAAAGTCAACTGGGTCAAACTCAGGCTAA
- the chvE gene encoding multiple monosaccharide ABC transporter substrate-binding protein: MNKFMKLAASLCVAVAVIGCSKKEENTKGLIGISMPSKAEARWTSDGQSMVNALNKLGYKTDIQYAQYEVSTQLSQLENLLVKGVKGLIIAPIDGTTMTDLLRQAKEKGITVISYDRLIRNSKDFDYYATFDNYKTGVLQGESIVSALKLNEGTGPFNFEIFAGSTDDNNAHVVYAGVMSVLQPYIDSGKLVIRSGQVKLDQVATLNWDGALAQSRMDNILSAFYGKAHLDAVLAMNDQLAVGVVSSLRGVGYGSGGTPMPIVTGQDAEIPSVKAIMRGDQHSTVFKDTRALAEAAAVMIDSALQGKDVQVNDTTSYDNGSMVVPTQLLSPVSVEAKDVQKVLVDSGYYSKDRLQ; encoded by the coding sequence ATGAACAAGTTTATGAAACTTGCTGCGTCTCTGTGCGTGGCGGTTGCGGTTATCGGCTGCTCGAAGAAAGAAGAAAATACCAAAGGTCTTATTGGTATTTCGATGCCCTCCAAGGCCGAGGCGCGGTGGACTTCAGATGGCCAGAGCATGGTGAATGCGCTCAACAAACTTGGGTACAAAACTGATATCCAATACGCCCAGTATGAGGTTTCGACCCAGTTGTCGCAGCTCGAGAACCTCTTGGTCAAAGGCGTGAAAGGGCTGATCATTGCTCCTATCGATGGCACCACCATGACCGACTTGCTGCGGCAGGCAAAAGAGAAGGGCATCACGGTCATCTCGTATGATCGCCTGATCCGAAACTCAAAAGATTTCGACTACTACGCCACGTTCGACAACTACAAGACGGGTGTGCTTCAGGGGGAGTCGATTGTCAGTGCCCTGAAATTGAACGAAGGCACCGGGCCCTTCAATTTCGAGATATTCGCAGGCTCAACCGACGACAACAACGCTCACGTCGTCTACGCCGGCGTCATGTCCGTTCTGCAGCCTTACATCGACAGCGGAAAGCTCGTGATCCGTAGCGGACAGGTCAAGCTCGACCAGGTGGCGACGTTGAACTGGGATGGGGCGCTTGCCCAGTCCCGAATGGACAACATCCTCAGCGCCTTCTACGGCAAAGCCCATCTCGATGCGGTGCTCGCGATGAACGATCAGTTAGCCGTTGGCGTGGTCTCTTCGTTGCGCGGTGTCGGGTACGGTAGCGGCGGCACTCCGATGCCCATCGTGACAGGCCAGGATGCCGAAATCCCGAGTGTCAAAGCGATCATGCGCGGTGATCAGCATTCGACCGTATTCAAGGACACCCGAGCGTTGGCTGAAGCTGCAGCCGTAATGATCGATAGCGCCCTGCAAGGCAAAGATGTTCAGGTCAACGACACCACCTCCTATGACAACGGCTCCATGGTCGTGCCTACCCAACTTCTTTCTCCTGTCTCCGTAGAAGCCAAAGACGTGCAAAAAGTGTTGGTCGACTCCGGGTACTACAGCAAAGACCGCCTGCAATAA
- the mmsA gene encoding multiple monosaccharide ABC transporter ATP-binding protein produces the protein MSPHLLDMRGIQKSFGPVKALTSVNLQVGRGEIHAICGENGAGKSTLMKILSGVYPTGSYAGSISFDGEVRQFSDLRDSEALGICIIHQELALVPMLSITENLFLGHEIATRGVIDWSLAHRRAKVLLEKVGLHVLPQTRVNQLGIGQQQLVEIAKALGKDVRLLILDEPTASLNEKDSERLLELMLELKAKDITSIIISHKLNEISRVADGVTVIRDGTTVDVIDCRESPLNESRVVQAMVGRELADRYPGREPNLGDKQFEVEHWSVEHPERPGEDFIRDVSFFARKGEVVGIAGLMGAGRTELAMSIFGGSFGKNIRGTVRLNGQELRVRNVREAIDNGIAYATEDRKGAGLLLGDGIGRNVSIASLKSLARRWVINETEELGVGEGYKKTLRIRSPDLRQPVERLSGGNQQKVVLAKWLFSNPEVLILDEPTRGIDVGAKYEIYGVVNQVVAKGKTVIMISSEMPELLGTCDRIYVMNEGRFVGEFPIQEASQERIMHAIMKNEVIQ, from the coding sequence ATGTCACCTCATCTTCTTGACATGCGCGGCATTCAAAAAAGCTTTGGCCCGGTAAAAGCCCTGACCAGCGTGAACCTTCAGGTGGGCAGGGGAGAAATACACGCGATCTGCGGTGAGAACGGTGCCGGCAAATCTACCCTCATGAAAATCCTGAGTGGCGTTTACCCAACCGGAAGTTATGCAGGCTCGATCAGTTTCGACGGTGAGGTTCGCCAGTTCAGCGACCTGCGTGACAGCGAGGCCCTGGGAATTTGCATCATCCACCAAGAGCTTGCGCTTGTGCCGATGCTCTCGATCACAGAAAACCTTTTCCTTGGGCATGAGATCGCCACAAGGGGGGTTATTGATTGGTCGCTTGCTCATCGCAGAGCCAAGGTTCTGCTGGAAAAGGTAGGTCTGCACGTTTTGCCCCAGACCCGTGTAAACCAACTGGGTATCGGTCAGCAGCAACTCGTCGAGATTGCAAAAGCACTCGGCAAGGACGTTCGCCTTTTAATCCTCGATGAGCCTACCGCCAGCCTCAACGAAAAGGATAGCGAGCGGCTTCTGGAGCTCATGCTCGAGCTGAAAGCCAAGGACATAACCTCGATCATCATCTCCCACAAACTCAATGAAATTTCCCGCGTAGCAGATGGGGTCACGGTTATTCGGGATGGAACAACAGTCGATGTCATTGATTGCCGAGAGTCGCCGTTGAACGAGAGCCGAGTTGTTCAGGCGATGGTTGGCCGCGAGCTGGCCGACCGGTATCCCGGCAGAGAGCCCAACCTTGGCGATAAGCAATTCGAGGTGGAGCACTGGTCGGTAGAGCATCCAGAACGCCCAGGCGAGGACTTCATCCGTGACGTAAGTTTTTTTGCTCGCAAAGGTGAGGTGGTTGGGATTGCCGGGCTTATGGGGGCTGGCCGAACCGAACTTGCCATGAGCATCTTTGGCGGTTCTTTTGGGAAGAATATTCGAGGCACTGTTCGCCTCAATGGCCAGGAATTACGCGTGCGAAACGTTCGTGAAGCCATTGATAACGGTATCGCCTACGCAACTGAAGACCGTAAGGGCGCTGGGCTTTTGTTGGGGGATGGCATCGGGCGAAACGTAAGTATCGCCAGCCTGAAATCGCTGGCACGCCGGTGGGTCATCAACGAAACCGAGGAGCTTGGTGTCGGTGAAGGCTACAAGAAAACCCTGCGCATTCGCAGCCCTGATCTTCGTCAGCCAGTGGAGCGTCTCTCTGGCGGTAACCAGCAGAAAGTCGTGCTCGCGAAATGGCTGTTCTCCAACCCCGAGGTACTGATTCTGGATGAGCCTACCAGGGGCATCGATGTCGGTGCCAAGTACGAGATCTACGGGGTGGTCAATCAAGTGGTGGCCAAGGGCAAGACTGTGATCATGATCTCTTCGGAGATGCCCGAACTGCTGGGCACTTGTGATCGGATCTATGTGATGAACGAGGGAAGGTTCGTCGGGGAGTTCCCAATCCAAGAGGCGTCTCAAGAGCGAATCATGCACGCCATCATGAAAAATGAGGTCATCCAATGA
- the mmsB gene encoding multiple monosaccharide ABC transporter permease has product MTDVIAPVAVKPSLLPAIKRGAREYGLLSSLLVIIVFFQIATGGALLQPLNLTNLILQNSYIVVMALGMLMVIVCGHIDLSVGSIVGVIGSIAAVLMVQYQFDFITVSLLCLFIGGLIGAAQGYWVAFWGMPSFIVTLGGMLIFRGATIAIGEGQSIGPFPAEFVALSAGFLPDPFQGQGLKVTSLVLGVLVVACFLWIEWRARRRVSKAGGEVMPLPLFALKHGILGGAIIAFCFMLATYRGLPTVLVIMCALIGLYTFIMNRTVIGRWIYAVGGNLKAAKLSGINTVRVTFFTFVNMGVLAAVAGLIFAARLNSATPRAGSGFELDVIAAVFIGGASASGGVGKVMGVVIGAFIMGVLNNGMSIMGIGVDYQQMIKGAVLLAAVFVDVYQKNRA; this is encoded by the coding sequence ATGACTGATGTCATCGCCCCTGTGGCGGTAAAACCGAGCTTGCTTCCTGCTATCAAACGAGGTGCCCGCGAGTACGGGTTGTTGAGCTCTTTGCTCGTCATCATCGTGTTCTTCCAAATCGCCACGGGCGGCGCATTGCTCCAGCCTCTCAACCTGACGAACCTGATCCTGCAGAACAGCTACATCGTGGTTATGGCCTTGGGCATGCTCATGGTCATCGTCTGCGGTCACATCGACTTGTCGGTTGGTTCCATCGTTGGGGTAATCGGTTCGATAGCAGCTGTGTTGATGGTGCAGTACCAGTTCGACTTCATCACGGTATCGCTGCTTTGCTTGTTCATCGGCGGCCTCATAGGTGCTGCCCAAGGTTACTGGGTGGCGTTCTGGGGAATGCCCTCATTCATCGTGACACTGGGCGGCATGCTGATCTTCCGTGGGGCGACCATCGCCATTGGTGAAGGGCAGTCGATTGGGCCATTCCCGGCAGAGTTCGTCGCCCTGAGTGCGGGCTTCCTGCCTGACCCCTTCCAAGGCCAAGGTCTCAAAGTCACCTCCCTGGTGCTTGGTGTATTGGTAGTTGCGTGCTTCCTTTGGATTGAATGGCGTGCTCGTAGGAGGGTCAGCAAAGCTGGTGGGGAGGTCATGCCCCTGCCTTTGTTTGCGCTCAAGCATGGCATCCTGGGTGGCGCCATCATCGCCTTCTGCTTCATGTTGGCGACTTACCGAGGGCTTCCTACGGTACTGGTCATCATGTGTGCACTCATCGGCCTCTACACGTTCATCATGAATCGGACGGTGATCGGGCGTTGGATCTACGCAGTGGGCGGTAACCTGAAGGCCGCGAAGCTTTCCGGTATCAACACCGTCCGAGTGACCTTCTTTACTTTTGTGAACATGGGCGTACTGGCTGCTGTGGCGGGCCTGATCTTCGCGGCACGCCTGAACAGCGCAACGCCCCGTGCGGGCAGCGGTTTCGAACTGGACGTCATCGCCGCCGTATTCATCGGGGGAGCCTCGGCATCCGGTGGGGTAGGGAAGGTGATGGGCGTGGTGATCGGTGCCTTCATCATGGGGGTGCTGAACAACGGCATGTCGATCATGGGCATCGGCGTTGACTACCAGCAAATGATTAAGGGGGCAGTATTGCTGGCCGCCGTGTTCGTAGACGTGTACCAGAAGAACAGGGCGTAG
- a CDS encoding winged helix-turn-helix domain-containing protein, with amino-acid sequence MNRIAAGAGHLAFSDLHLDPACREVSCDGRRIILKATSCRLLEALIVNPEQIVSRSALFEAVWGFHFDPGTKVLEVQLSYLRKVLVALGCSVRIHTHRGIGLSLHGQR; translated from the coding sequence TTGAACAGAATTGCTGCTGGTGCAGGTCACTTAGCCTTTTCAGACCTGCATCTGGATCCTGCTTGTCGCGAGGTTAGCTGCGATGGTAGGCGCATCATCCTCAAAGCGACGTCATGCAGGCTATTGGAAGCTCTCATAGTTAATCCTGAGCAAATCGTGTCGAGATCCGCCCTGTTCGAGGCGGTCTGGGGTTTCCATTTCGACCCTGGGACAAAGGTGCTGGAAGTGCAGCTAAGCTATCTACGCAAGGTACTCGTCGCCCTGGGCTGTAGCGTACGCATTCATACGCATCGAGGTATCGGTCTCAGCCTGCATGGACAGCGGTAA